In Dehalococcoidia bacterium, the DNA window CCACCAGGACAAGGGACAGAGCCGCCGCCATGGTGCGGTCCAGGGAAGTCTGGTACTGGAGATAGATCGCCCAGGTGAACGTCTCATAGCGGAGCAGAGAGACAGCGCCAAAGTCGCTCAGCGTGTACAGGGCGATCAGCAGCCCTCCGGCGGCAAGAGCCGGACGGAGCTGCGGCAGCGTCACCCGCCAAAAGGTGTCCCACCGCCCGTGTCCCAGGTTGCGCGAGACCTCCTCCAGCGCGGGGTCCAGCCCGCGCAACGCAGCCTGCAGGGCCAGGAAGGCGTAGGGAAACGCCACGAGAACAATGGTCAACAGGGCGCCGGGAAAGCCGTATATCTCCGGCAGCCGCTCGACTCCCAGGGGCGCGGCCAGCAGTTGCTGCAACATCCCTCGCGGCCCAAGCGCCGCCACCACGACAAAGCCAGCCACGTAGCTGGGAATGACCAGTGGCAGGGGCAGCAGCACCGACCAGACGCGGCGAAAAGGGATGTCTGATCGCGATGCGAGCCACGCCAGAGGCAGCGCCAGGGCCAGCGCCGCGCCCGTGACGGCGACGACGAGGGCCACCGTCCGGCCCAGCGTCTCAAAGGTGCGGAGCCTGAGCAGCAGGTCGGCGGTCTCGCCGCCGGCGCCCAGCGCGCGCATGACCAGATACGCAAGCGGTAGCGCAATGGCCACGGCCACCAAAGCCGCGGGCGCCCAGAGAGCAGCGGGCGGCGGGGGCGTGCGCAAGCCCCCGCCGCTCCGCGCGACAGCCCCCGCCGGACGGGGTGCGCCAGCTACGGAATTCACCCTTACAATATCCCCACGGCACGCAGGAGTTTGAGAGTCCCTTCCAGATCGCTCAAGCTACTGAGGTCGATGTTGGGCGTCTTGATCTGGGAGAGCGGCGTCAGATCAGAATGCATCAGCACGCCGGAGACCAGCGGATACTCGTACGGATCGCCAGGGCGGTCACCGGCGAAAAACGTCTGCGCCTTCTGCAACAGCATATAGTCGATGAACCGCTGCGCTGCCTCCGTGTTCTTCGAGGTCGAAAGGACGCCGGCACCCGCCACGTTCACCATCCCGCCCACGTCACCGGCCCGCGGGTAATAGTTCCGCGCCGGGAACGACGACCCCTTCTCCTTGAGCTGAGCATACAGATAGTAGTGATTGACGAAGCCCACATCCACCTCACCGGACGCCACCGCCAGCAGCACGGCGGTATTGTTCCGGTAGGCCTTGGGCTGATTGGCCTTGACGCCCTCCAGCCACTGACGCGTCTTCGCCTCGCCTTCCACGACCCGCATTGCCGTGACGAAGGCCTGGAACGAGCCGTTGGTCGGCGCCCAGCCAATGCGCCCCTTCCACTCCGGGTCAGTGAAACCGAGCGTGGAGTCAGGCATGTCCTTCTCCGTGAGCTTCCTGGTATTGTAGGCCACCACGCGGGCGCGGCCTGTGATGCCCACCCACTCGCCCTTCGGCGAGCGGAACCGCTTGTCCACCTTATTCAAGATGCTGTCCGGCAACCTGGCAAGGACGCCCTTCTGCGCGAGCGCGCCCAGCGCGCCAGCGTCCTGCGCCCAGTACACGTCGGCGGGACTGTTCCTGCCCTCCTCCAGGATGGCGGCCGCCAGTTCGGGCGTGCCGCCGTAGCGAACGTTCGCCTTGATGCCCGTGTCCTTGGTGAACTGCTCAATGATGGGACCGACCAGCTCCTCGGCGCGACCGGAGTACACGGTGATGGCCTGCCCCGCCAGCGACTGCGCGGGCGATGCGCTCGTCGGCGCAGGGGTCGGGCTGGCGCATGCGGCCACTGTCGTGACGGCCAGCGCGAGAAGCGCGGTCAGAGATACACGGGATAGGCTCAAGGGATACTCCTCCTAACTATGCATTTGGCGTCAACAGAATATTGGTATGGGCTAAACGTAGCAGTTAGCATATACTAACTTCTCTTGCCTGTCAAGAGGTGCGTGAACAGAGGACGACAGGTTTGTTTTGGGGAGGGGGGGGGGCTTGCCAGCCTAGGCGCCCAGGCGCTCCACCCAGACCTCGTTGGCCGCGGGCAGACCGATGGTTACGTCCCCGCCATCGCTGCGGACAAGCATGGTCCCGTTGAAGCTGGCGATTTCCACCACATGCAACACGCAGCCCGGCAGTATCTTGTTGCGCGCCAGAAAGCCCATGAGCTTATCCTGGCTCTCGGCGTCCTCCGTGATGCGCCGGACCACCACTCGCTCCCCTTCCGGGACATGGGCCAGCGGGAGGGTCGGCGCGGGGGACGGAGTCGCGTTGCCGGGAATGGGGTTGCCGTGAGGACACGTCGAAGGGTGCTTCAGCACCTCCGAAAGCCGGGCCTCCACGCGGGGGGAAACGGCGTGCTCCAGCCGATGGGCTTCCTCATGGACGTCCTGCCAGCCCAGGCCCAGGATGTCCGTCAGCAGCCGCTCCACCAGACGGTGCCGCCTGGCCATGGACTCGGCCAGGCGATCGCCCGCGGGCGTGAGGCCTATGTGACGGTGCTCCTGGAACACCACAAGGCCGTCGCGTTCCATGCGGCGCAGCGTCGCGCCGACAGTAGGCAGGGAGACGGCGAGCCGCCGCCCTATCTGCGAGGCGGTGACAGGCTTGGCGTCACTGACCAGGCCGTAGATGACGGCTACGTAGTCCTCGACGGTAGGGGTGGGAGCCCCTCCCGACACCGGCTTGCCTCTCTCTGACTGCATACTCTCACGCTACTCGCCAGACGGCGGACGCCTCAATTATACACGGGGCTAGAAGGCCGTCTCGATCTCCACCTGGTAGTCCAGAAGCTCGGCGTCACCACAGCTGGATTCAATATAGTCCACGACGCGGGAGAGCATCTCGTTGGCGTGGCGCGGGTCGTTGCTGACGCAGGTGACGCCGAGGGTGATGAGGCGCCACTGGTCGTTATCCTCCACCTCCGCGATGGAAACGTTGAAACGCCCCTTGACCCGGTCAATCACGGAACGAAGGGTGTGGCGCTTGCCCTTCAGCGAATCGTTCTCGGGCAGGCGAAGTTGGATACGGCCTATACCAATGTGCATGATGAGGCCTCCGGCCAGCCGCACACGCCCCATTATAGGGCTTCCCCGCACAGAGGGGACCCCTAGTCAAAGCAGAGGACGGGCGCGGCTACTGGCGCGTTGCCCGCGCCAGTACCAACAAGCGGAGGACGCGGGCCTAGGGGGTCGAGCTGGACGACGGCGTTGCGACGGCGACGACGTTGATCTCTCCGTTCATGGAGATGTGGTTATTGCAGACGTACGTTATCTTGCCCGGACGCGCGAGTGTCACCGTAAATCTCTGGCCCGGGCTCAGATTCGCGGAACCCCAGTCCGGGCCGGTAACCGTGTGACTCGTGCTGTCCCTCTGCGTCCAGGTGACGGTTCCCCCGGCGGCCACGGTGACGCTGCGAGGGCTGAAGGCGAAGTTGATGACGTCCACGTCCGCGCGAGGCAGGACTGCGGCGGTAGTCCCACTTGGCGTCGGCGTGGGTGTTGGCGTTGGTGTGGGCGTGGGAGTCGGCGCGGGCGTGCCTGACGTGACCGTGACCAGGCCCGTCATGATTGTATGATTCAAACATATGTAGTTGAAGCTGCCGGGGCTCGTAAACGTATAACGGAACGTCCCTCCGGGCTGGAGGCTGCCTGAGTTGAACGCCCCCTGGCTCGACCCGGCGGAGGTCACAGTATGGACCCTGGCACCTTTTTGCGCCCAGACCACAGTCGCGCCCACCGGAACAGTCAGGTTGGAGGGAGTGAACAGGAAGTCGCCGATTTCCACGTTCACCACGGAGCCTGGAGTGGGCGTTGCCGTGGGGACAGGCGTGGGCGTGAGAATTTGGCGGGGGACCTGTGTGGGCGTCGCGGTAGGCACGGGTGTCGCCGTGGGAACCGGCGTGGGCGTTGTCGCGGGGACAGGAGTCGCCGTTGGACGAGGTGTAGCGGTTGCCGCCGGGACCGGCGTGGCTGTGGGCAGCGGCGGTGGAGGAATGGGCGTGGGAGGCAGAGGCGCCGGAGTTGCCGTAGGCGTCGCTGGAGCTGGCGCTACCGTGGGGCTGGGCACGGGAGCGGAAGTGGGCGTGACGGCAGGAGGGGCCGCGCAAGCCCCCAGAGCCAATGCCATGATCGCCGTGGTAAGCAGCAGAAGCTTCAGTGACGACAGGCGCATTATGTACTCCAGCGCGGTGAACTCACATAGGTGATACGCGCGGCTGGCGCCGCCGGATTGCGGGACGGCGCATATACGCACCACACGGAACCCTGAGGCAGGCCTGAGATTGCCAGATGAGGCTCGGGCAGAGGCAGACCGCACGGCCCACGCGGAGAATAGCCTGTTCCGCCCCAATGGCTGGCGGAGTTTCCGCACCGCAGCAGGCTTGCAATCCGGCCGGAGCGCAGGGGCCCGATGCGAAGGCTAGCTGGGCTGGCCGGTGCCTCGGACCGCTGAGAAGCAGTTGCTGCAGTAGACCGGGCGTCCCAGCCTGGGCTGGAACGGTACCTGGGTCTCCGCGCCGCACTGCGCGCATACCGCGGGGAACATTGGCCGCGCCCCCTGGTCCTGATCGCCCCGTGTACGACGGCGTTGCGCCCGGCACTGGGGACACCGAGCAGGTTCGTTAAGCAGGCCCCGCCGCTGATAGAACTCCTGCTCGCCCGCCGTCCACGCGAACGACGCGCCGCACTCCCGACACGTGAGGGTCTTGTCCGCTAGAGCCATCCGAAGGCCCTCCTTAGAGATACTATGGCCAAGTTGCCTGCTGTTCGGGGCCAAGGCTTACGACGAGGAGACGCTTGACCTTGACCTGGATACCCGTTTACAAGCAGGGCACAAGCCACGGGCCGGAGTATACAGGCCATCCCGCGGAAAAGTCAAGGGCTAACCGCGCGCCATCCCCGTCCCGCATATACTGCGCATGTATTGAACGAGTACGTACCCTTGCGCTTGCCCCCTGAGGTCTGGTATACTGCCACTACCTAAATCCCGGCTCTTTGAAGTGGGTGGCCAGCCCACTTTTTTGTTGGCCGGAGTGGGTGCTAAAAGGGAGCTGCCCTGCGATGAAAAGCGAATTCCTGATAGCTATAACACAGCTCGCGGCGGAGAGGAACCTCCCCAAGGAGGTGGTCCTGGGTGCCGTGGAAGCTGCGCTGGTCTCTGCCTTCAAGAAGGAACTCCAGGCGGAGAACCAGGACATTACCGTCAGGATTCTGCCTTCCAGCGGGGACATTAAGGTCTACGCGCTCCGGACCGTGGTGGAAAAGGTGGCCGACCCGCAGCGGGAGGTCACATTGGCCGCCGCCGCAAAGCTGAAGGCAAACGCTCAGTTGGGCGACACAGTGGAGAGCGAGATCCCGTTCCACAACGCCGGACGCATCGCCGCGCAGACGGCCAAGCAAGTGGTCATGCAGCGCCTGCGTGAGGCGGAGCGCGACCTGGTGCACGCCGAGTATGCGCAAAAGCAGGGCGAAATGCTCTCTGGCGTCGTCGTCCGACCTGACCCGCGGGGCATCATCATGGACCTTGGACGCATCGAGGGCATCCTGCCCCCTACCGAGCAGGTGCCGTCCGAGCGATACCGCAACGGCGAGCGCGTGAAGCTCTTCGTCCTGGAGGTCAGCAAGACACCCAAAGGCTCACAGATCATCCTTTCCCGCACCCATAAGAACCTGATCCGCCGGCTCTTTGAGCTGGAGGTCCCCGAGATAGCTCAGGGAAAGGTGGAAATCAAGGCCATCGCGCGGGAGCCTGGGCTGCGGACCAAGGTGGCCGTTGCGGCGACGCGCCAGCAGGGCATTGACCCGGTAGGCTCATGCGTGGGCCAGCGGGGCCTGCGCATCCAGAACATCGTGAACGAGCTGCGCGGCGAGAAGATAGATGTGGTGGAGTGGAACCGCGACGTCGCCGTGTTTATCTCCAAGGCTCTGAGCCCGGCGCAGGTGCTGGGCGTGGAGCTTACGGAGGCCGAGAACACCGCCCGCGTGGTGGTGCCCGACCGGCAGCTTTCCCTAGCCATCGGCAAGGAGGGGCAGAACGCCCGGCTGGCGGCCAAGCTGACGGGATGGCGCATTGATATCAAGAGCGCCACGGAGGTGGAGGCCGCGCGCGCCCAGAGCGCCGCCCAGCAGGCCGAAGCCACGGCGGCTGTCCTGGCTGCGGCGCCCGCTGCGGGGGAGGCTGCGCCCGCTCCCGCGGCCGAGGAGGCGCCCGTCGCGCCCGCGCTCATCGCGGCAGAGGCTGCGCCTGCGGCTGAAGAGACGACCGCCGCGCCCGCTCCCATCGCGGCGGAGGCCGCGACCGCCGCGGAGGAGCCTGCGCCAGCAGCCGCTCCTCAAGAGGCCCCGACGCCCGGGTTGCTGCCAGAGGAGATCGTCTGGAAGATCCCGGAGGTCGTCGCCGCGGGCAAGAGCAAGATCCGCTTCGCCGAAGATATCCTGGGGGACCGCGGCAAGGGCAAGGTGCCGGAGAAGGCGCGCGAGGAAGACACGGCCAAAGCCAAGACCAAGAAACCCAAGAGGGCCCGAAAGCCCGCACATGAAGAAGAAGAAGAATACGAGGGGTTCATCCGATAGGTGCTTCCTATGGCAGTTTCACTTGCGCATGTCAAGCCTGTCCCCCAGAGGACGTGCGTCTCATGCCGGCGAACCGGCGAGAAGCGGGGCCTGATGCGCGTGGTGCGGACACCCCAGGGGACGATAGAAGTGGATAAGACGGGCAAGAAGCTTGGCCGCGGCGCTTATGTCTGTGGAGAGCGTGACTGCTGGGACAAAGCGGTGCGTCAGGGTCGGCTAGAGCATTCCCTGCGCGCCAAGCTCACGCCCGAGGACAAGGCGCCGCTCTTGGCTTTCATTGAGACGTTGGCTCCGGCAGGAGGCGCTTAACATGGCCAGGCCCCACGCCGGAGGACGGCGAAGATCAACCAGACCCCAGAGGTCGCAGCAACGGACTGCTCCCCAGGGGAACGTGACCGTGGCGCAGGCAGGCGCTTCCGGCGCGACGCAGACCGCCGCGCCCGCGGCGGCTGGCCCGGCTCGCGCCGTCCGCCTTCCCCGAACGCTGACCGTACAGCAACTGGCCAGCCTGTTGAACATGAGCGGCGTGGACGTCATCAAGCAGCTCATGCGCAACGGCGTCATGGCGAGCGTCAACCAGGTCCTGGATTTTGACGCAGCCGCCGTGGTGGCCACGGACCTGGGCTTTGAGGTGCAGGAGCAACCCGCCCCCGCGGAAGCCGTCGGCACCACCGCCGAGGAAAAGGAAGACCCCGCGCTGCTGAAGCCCCGTCCCCCGGTGGTGACCATCCTGGGCCATGTGGACCACGGCAAGACCACCCTCCTGGACGCCATCCGCAAGACGAACGTGGCCGCCCGCGAGGCGGGCAGCATCACGCAGCACATCGGCGCCTATCAGGTAGAGGTGGACGGCAAGAAAATCACCTTCTTGGACACCCCCGGCCACGAGGCGTTCACCGCCATGCGCGCCCGGGGCGCCCAGGTTACGGACATCGCGGTGCTGGTCGTCGCCGCCGACGACGGAGTGATGCCCCAGACCGTGGAGGCCATGGACCACGCGAAG includes these proteins:
- a CDS encoding iron ABC transporter substrate-binding protein, whose translation is MSLSRVSLTALLALAVTTVAACASPTPAPTSASPAQSLAGQAITVYSGRAEELVGPIIEQFTKDTGIKANVRYGGTPELAAAILEEGRNSPADVYWAQDAGALGALAQKGVLARLPDSILNKVDKRFRSPKGEWVGITGRARVVAYNTRKLTEKDMPDSTLGFTDPEWKGRIGWAPTNGSFQAFVTAMRVVEGEAKTRQWLEGVKANQPKAYRNNTAVLLAVASGEVDVGFVNHYYLYAQLKEKGSSFPARNYYPRAGDVGGMVNVAGAGVLSTSKNTEAAQRFIDYMLLQKAQTFFAGDRPGDPYEYPLVSGVLMHSDLTPLSQIKTPNIDLSSLSDLEGTLKLLRAVGIL
- a CDS encoding metal-dependent transcriptional regulator, giving the protein MQSERGKPVSGGAPTPTVEDYVAVIYGLVSDAKPVTASQIGRRLAVSLPTVGATLRRMERDGLVVFQEHRHIGLTPAGDRLAESMARRHRLVERLLTDILGLGWQDVHEEAHRLEHAVSPRVEARLSEVLKHPSTCPHGNPIPGNATPSPAPTLPLAHVPEGERVVVRRITEDAESQDKLMGFLARNKILPGCVLHVVEIASFNGTMLVRSDGGDVTIGLPAANEVWVERLGA
- a CDS encoding DUF503 domain-containing protein, with the protein product MHIGIGRIQLRLPENDSLKGKRHTLRSVIDRVKGRFNVSIAEVEDNDQWRLITLGVTCVSNDPRHANEMLSRVVDYIESSCGDAELLDYQVEIETAF
- a CDS encoding plastocyanin/azurin family copper-binding protein translates to MRLSSLKLLLLTTAIMALALGACAAPPAVTPTSAPVPSPTVAPAPATPTATPAPLPPTPIPPPPLPTATPVPAATATPRPTATPVPATTPTPVPTATPVPTATPTQVPRQILTPTPVPTATPTPGSVVNVEIGDFLFTPSNLTVPVGATVVWAQKGARVHTVTSAGSSQGAFNSGSLQPGGTFRYTFTSPGSFNYICLNHTIMTGLVTVTSGTPAPTPTPTPTPTPTPTPSGTTAAVLPRADVDVINFAFSPRSVTVAAGGTVTWTQRDSTSHTVTGPDWGSANLSPGQRFTVTLARPGKITYVCNNHISMNGEINVVAVATPSSSSTP
- a CDS encoding zinc-ribbon domain containing protein — protein: MALADKTLTCRECGASFAWTAGEQEFYQRRGLLNEPARCPQCRAQRRRTRGDQDQGARPMFPAVCAQCGAETQVPFQPRLGRPVYCSNCFSAVRGTGQPS
- the nusA gene encoding transcription termination factor NusA, encoding MKSEFLIAITQLAAERNLPKEVVLGAVEAALVSAFKKELQAENQDITVRILPSSGDIKVYALRTVVEKVADPQREVTLAAAAKLKANAQLGDTVESEIPFHNAGRIAAQTAKQVVMQRLREAERDLVHAEYAQKQGEMLSGVVVRPDPRGIIMDLGRIEGILPPTEQVPSERYRNGERVKLFVLEVSKTPKGSQIILSRTHKNLIRRLFELEVPEIAQGKVEIKAIAREPGLRTKVAVAATRQQGIDPVGSCVGQRGLRIQNIVNELRGEKIDVVEWNRDVAVFISKALSPAQVLGVELTEAENTARVVVPDRQLSLAIGKEGQNARLAAKLTGWRIDIKSATEVEAARAQSAAQQAEATAAVLAAAPAAGEAAPAPAAEEAPVAPALIAAEAAPAAEETTAAPAPIAAEAATAAEEPAPAAAPQEAPTPGLLPEEIVWKIPEVVAAGKSKIRFAEDILGDRGKGKVPEKAREEDTAKAKTKKPKRARKPAHEEEEEYEGFIR
- a CDS encoding YlxR family protein codes for the protein MAVSLAHVKPVPQRTCVSCRRTGEKRGLMRVVRTPQGTIEVDKTGKKLGRGAYVCGERDCWDKAVRQGRLEHSLRAKLTPEDKAPLLAFIETLAPAGGA